One genomic segment of Arachis duranensis cultivar V14167 chromosome 4, aradu.V14167.gnm2.J7QH, whole genome shotgun sequence includes these proteins:
- the LOC107484575 gene encoding 2-hydroxyisoflavanone dehydratase-like, which yields MATSTQEKELKHEFNFFRVYKDGTVELLRPPPTIIPPFDDPNTGLRTKDAVVTANPPLSARLFLPKTTKPNTKLPVFLFFHGSGFCARSAFTPEYHNHVAAIANEANVLAVSVEYAKFPLRPLPACYYDAWSSLQWVASHAGGTGPESWLNEHADLHRVFVAGNSAGGNLTHWAVSQVGKIGLAPGVRIAGAILVHPFFGGIGDDSQWLYMCPENEGPEDPRLKPAAEDLRRLGCERVLVCVAEKDPLLVAGEKYVEALKKSGWSGSVELVVNLGLGHCNHVYEPDEDNAREVLRKIASFINQQ from the coding sequence ATGGCAACTAGCACACAAGAAAAAGAGTTAAAACACGAGTTCAACTTCTTCCGCGTCTACAAAGACGGCACCGTCGAGCTCCTCCGTCCTCCACCAACAATCATTCCTCCCTTCGACGACCCCAACACCGGCCTCCGCACCAAAGACGCCGTCGTCACCGCCAACCCACCCCTCTCCGCTCGCCTTTTCCTCCCAAAAACCACCAAACCCAACACCAAACTCCccgtcttcctcttcttccatggcAGCGGCTTCTGCGCCAGGTCCGCCTTCACTCCGGAATACCACAACCACGTTGCCGCAATCGCCAACGAAGCCAACGTACTCGCTGTCTCTGTAGAGTACGCCAAGTTTCCGCTTCGGCCATTGCCCGCATGCTACTACGACGCCTGGAGCAGCCTCCAGTGGGTCGCGTCGCACGCGGGCGGGACGGGGCCGGAATCCTGGCTAAACGAACACGCCGATTTGCATCGTGTTTTCGTAGCTGGGAACAGCGCCGGCGGTAACCTTACCCATTGGGCAGTTAGCCAAGTGGGAAAAATAGGGTTAGCGCCGGGTGTGAGGATTGCGGGGGCGATCCTCGTCCATCCTTTCTTCGGAGGCATAGGGGACGACAGTCAGTGGCTATACATGTGTCCGGAAAACGAGGGGCCGGAGGATCCGAGGCTGAAGCCGGCGGCGGAGGATTTAAGGAGGCTTGGATGTGAGAGGGTGTTGGTGTGTGTGGCGGAGAAGGATCCATTGCTGGTTGCCGGAGAGAAGTACGTTGAGGCGCTGAAGAAGAGTGGTTGGAGTGGGAGTGTTGAGCTTGTTGTGAATTTGGGTTTGGGACATTGCAACCATGTTTATGAGCCAGACGAAGACAATGCTCGTGAGGTTTTACGAAAGATTGCATCTTTCATCAATCAACAATAA